Genomic window (Streptomyces yatensis):
CGAAGGACGTCACCAGGTCGGCCGGCGGACCGGCGCGCTCCATGGCGGCCAGGTGGCCGTCGACGATCTCCTCGATCCTCGGCTGCAGCCGCCGCATCCCCCGGGCGGTGAACCACTTGCTCAGCAGCCGCCGGTAGCGGGTGTGCTCGGGTGGGTCCATGCCGATGAACGAGCCCAGCATCCGGCGATCGTCCGGGCGGACCGGGAACGCGTGCACCGGCGAGGAGGTCCGGCGGCGGTCCGAGCTGAACCGGTCGTCCGCGAGCAACCGCGCCACGTCCTCGTGCCGGGTGAGCAGCCAGCCCACTTTGCCGTCCGGAAAGGCCAGCCGGCTGGCCCCGCCCTCCTCGCGCAGCGCCTCGTAGGCACCGGGCGGGTCGAAGGGGCAGTCGCGATGTCTGGGCAGCGGCGCCGGAGTCGACGCGCGTGATGTGACGGACACGGAAACGCTCCCTTCGAAGGCGAACCGAGTCCCTCCCTTTTGAGCGTAGCTCGGGCCGCCGGGCCGGGCGACGCGACCGGGAGCTACGGCAACCGGCCGTCACCACGGGTGGTTTCCCCGGCCGATGCCGCATCGCGTGCCGCGCGCCGGAGGAGCCGGGGAACCGTCCGGTGGTGGATCGGCGCGGCCAGGGCCCACAGCGGACGGCCGGCGGGCCGGTCGAACCGTACGAAGGTCGCCCACAGGACCCTCGTGTCCTCGACGGCCACGACGTTGTGCGCGGCCACCAGCGGGGAGCGCGCGGTGAGGGTCAGTGAGTGGTCCGCCGCGTCCGAGACGGCCCACCCCAGGACATGGCGCGGCGACGTCCTGGGGCCCAGCCGGAGGCCGAGCCCCAGCGTCCAGCCCAGCACCAGGAACCGCCGAAGGGGAGCGGGAGCGCCCTCGAAGACGGCCCGCGCCCACTGCTCGGCGGTCGGGGACCCGGCCCGTGGGACCGGTAGGGCGAACGCCGAGGCGTAGTGGGCGCCCGCGAGGTCGTCACGGGCCGCCGGTGCCCCGGGCACCGTGACGCGTCGTGCGCGAGGAGTGGCCGGGGGAGTGGTCATGGGGAGAGCTCCGTTTCATGACGTGGCCGGTGCTTCCCGGCGTGGCCGGGCCGGTGCGGACGCCGGAAGGTCGCGGGAGCGCCGGATGGGGGAGAAGAGCAGGATCAGCCCGGCGAGCGGAATCCCCGCCGTGGTGATCCACATGGCGGCCCGGAGGCCCAGCGCGGTGCCGAGCGCACCGCCGAGGAGGGCTCCGAGGGGCAGCGTTCCATAGCTGACGAACGCCGATGAGGCGGTGAGCCGGCCGAGCAGCTCCGGCGGGCAATAGCGCTGCTGGAAGCTCGCCTTGATCACATTGCCGGCCACCACACCGGCGGTGACGCAGAAACCGCCCGCCACGAACAGCACGACCCACGGTCCCTCGGCGGTCATCGGCATGAGCAGCGCGCCCACGGCCAGCCCCAGCTCGAACAGGAGCGTCGCCCGCGCGTCGCCGACCCGGGCGGCCACCCGGCGTGCGCAGAACGCCCCGGCGACGCCGCCGAGGCTGACGGCCGCGATGAGCCCACCGACCAGCCCGGGGGACAGACCGACGGTCCGGACCAGGAAGACCACCCGGATCGACTGGTAGCCCATCAGCGCCAGGTTGGACGCGGCCGCGAAGAGCGTCAGGGTGCGCAGCCACCGGTCGTGGGCGATCAGCCGCAGCCCCTCGGCCACCTCGCGGGCCAGCGCCCGGGGCGGGCGCTCGGCCACCGGGACGCGCGGTTCGCGGAACCCGATGCCGGTCAGGCAGCCGAGGGAGACCAGAAAGGTCGCCGCGTTGACGAACATCCCGTTCACCGCACCCGCCAGCTGTGCGATCAGACCGGCGGTGCCCTGGCCGGCGATCTGCGCCGCGGACGCGCTGCCGTGCAGTTTGGCGTTGCCCTCGGGCTGGTCCTCGGGGTCCAGGAGGCCGGCGAGATACGCGCTGTAGGCGGTCTGGAAGAACACCGCGGCCGTACCCGTCAACAGGGCGACGGTCAGCAGCAGTCCGATGCTCAGCAGACCGCACCAGGCCGCCACCGGGACACATCCGAACAGCACCAGCGAGACCGCCGCGGCGGCCAGCATGACCGGCCGCCGGCGCCACCGGTCCACCCAGGCCCCCGCCGGAAGGCCGATGACCAGCCAAGGGGCCCAGCTCGCGGCGGTCAGCAGACCGACCTCGAAGGTGTCCGCGTGCAAGGTGGTGACCGCGATCAGCGGCATCGCCACTCCGGTGACGGCCGCTCCGTACTTCCCGGCGGTCTCACCGCACCACAGCAGCCGGAAGTCACGGTGGCGCCGCAGCAGGCCACCGGAGGTTCTGCGCGTCACGGCGGTCAGGCTCCTTGGGCGGGGAGAAGGGCGGCCGCGTGGCGGAGCAGCGCGTGCAGGGCCGGGTTGTCGCTGTTCTTACGCCACACGAGGTTGAGTTCTACCGGCTCCGGAGTGGTGAGCTCCACCGATTTGAAGGCGATGTTCGGGTAGCGCGGCCGGGCGGCGGTCTCCGGGACCAGGGCCACGCCCCAGCCGCCGTTCACCAGGGCCAGGATGGTGTGGACCTGGCTCAGATACTGGGAGAAGACCGGGGTGGCGTGGGCGGCGCGGAAGATGCTGATGAGCAGCTCGTTGAAGTAGCGCGCCTCGATGGGCGAGTACATCAGCAGGTCCTGCCCGTCGAAGTCGGCCACCTGGAGCGGCCCTTCGCCCGCCGCCAGCGGATGTCCCGTCGGCAGGGCGGCGAGCAGCCGCTCCCGGGCCGCGGGCCGGGACCGCAGATCCGGTCCGGTGACCGAGGGCCGCACCAGGCCCAGGTCCAGGCTCTGCTCGGTGACGGCCTCCAGCTGGTCCCGGGTGACCATCTCGCGCAGGGTGATCTCCGCGCCCGGCATGGCCACGCGGGCGATCTCCAGCAGGGTGCCGAGTACGGAATGGGCGCTCGCCGCCGTGAAGCCGATGGCGATGGACCCCGCCTCGCCCGTCGCCACCTGCCGGGCGGCGAGGACGGCGTGCTCGGACTGGCGCAGGATACGGCGGGCCTCGGTGAGGAAGGCGCGCCCCGCGGGGGTGAGCCGCACCGAGCGGTTGGTGCGCTCCAGCAGCTGGACCCGCAACTCGGTCTCCAGCAGCTGGATCTGGCGGCTCAGCGGCGGCTGGGTCATCTTCAGCCGCTCCGCGGCCCGGGTGAAATGCAGCTCCTCCGCGACCGTCACAAAGCTGATGAGTTGCATGAGCGTGAACAACGATGCTCTCCCGGTATCAACGCATGCCAATTTTAAGTTAGACGTAGATCGTCCGGCGACCTTAGCTTGCAAAGGAGCTCACCGGCCGCCCCGGGGCGGATCCGGCGATATCCACCGCCCGCATACGGGCCCACACACAGGGACAACACGTGGTGACCACATCGCATACGGCAACGCACGCCGCGCAGCAGGCAGGTGAGGCAACCCTCGACCGGGTCTCCTGGATCCGGGTGTCCTCGGTCGTCCTTCCCCTGGCCACGCCCATCAGCGACGCCAAGGTGCTCACCGGGCGCCAGAAGCCGATGACGGAGGTGGCCTTCCTCTTCGTCGAACTCGCCACCGAGGAGGGACACGAGGGCATCGGCTTCAGCTACTCCAAGCGCGCGGGAGGGCCCGGCCAGTTCGCCCACGCCCAGGAGATCGCGCCCGTCCTCCTCGGCGAGGACCCCAGCGACATCGGCAAGATCTGGACCAAGCTGGTGTGGGCCGGTGCCTCCGTGGGCCGCAGCGGGCTGTCCACCCAGGCGGTGGCGGCCGTCGACATCGCCCTGTGGGACCTCAAGGCCAAACGGGCCGGGCTGCCGCTGGCCAAGCTGCTGGGCGCACACCGCGACACCGTCCGCTGCTACAACACCTCGGGCGGCTTTCTGCACACGCCGACCGAGCAGGTTCTGGAGAACGCCACGGCCTCCCTGGCCAGCGGAATCGGCGGCATCAAGATCAAGGTGGGGCAGCCGGACGGCAAGGAGGACCTGCGCCGGCTGACCGCCGTACGGGAGCACCTGGGCGACGACGTGCCGCTGATGGTCGACGCCAATCAGCAGTGGGACCGGCCCACCGCACAGCGCATGGGGCGCGCCTTCGAGGAGTTCGGGCTGGTCTGGATCGAGGAGCCGCTGGACGCCTATGACGCACCGGGCCACGCGGCCCTCGCCGCCTCGCTGGACACCCCCGTGGCCACCGGGGAGATGCTGGCCAGCGTCGCCGAACACTGGGAGCTGATACGCCACAACGCGGCGGACATCATTCAGCCCGACGCACCGCGCATCGGTGGCATCACCCAGTTCCTCAAGCTGGCCACCCTCGC
Coding sequences:
- a CDS encoding DUF2867 domain-containing protein gives rise to the protein MTTPPATPRARRVTVPGAPAARDDLAGAHYASAFALPVPRAGSPTAEQWARAVFEGAPAPLRRFLVLGWTLGLGLRLGPRTSPRHVLGWAVSDAADHSLTLTARSPLVAAHNVVAVEDTRVLWATFVRFDRPAGRPLWALAAPIHHRTVPRLLRRAARDAASAGETTRGDGRLP
- a CDS encoding MFS transporter, whose product is MTRRTSGGLLRRHRDFRLLWCGETAGKYGAAVTGVAMPLIAVTTLHADTFEVGLLTAASWAPWLVIGLPAGAWVDRWRRRPVMLAAAAVSLVLFGCVPVAAWCGLLSIGLLLTVALLTGTAAVFFQTAYSAYLAGLLDPEDQPEGNAKLHGSASAAQIAGQGTAGLIAQLAGAVNGMFVNAATFLVSLGCLTGIGFREPRVPVAERPPRALAREVAEGLRLIAHDRWLRTLTLFAAASNLALMGYQSIRVVFLVRTVGLSPGLVGGLIAAVSLGGVAGAFCARRVAARVGDARATLLFELGLAVGALLMPMTAEGPWVVLFVAGGFCVTAGVVAGNVIKASFQQRYCPPELLGRLTASSAFVSYGTLPLGALLGGALGTALGLRAAMWITTAGIPLAGLILLFSPIRRSRDLPASAPARPRREAPATS
- a CDS encoding LysR substrate-binding domain-containing protein, with product MFTLMQLISFVTVAEELHFTRAAERLKMTQPPLSRQIQLLETELRVQLLERTNRSVRLTPAGRAFLTEARRILRQSEHAVLAARQVATGEAGSIAIGFTAASAHSVLGTLLEIARVAMPGAEITLREMVTRDQLEAVTEQSLDLGLVRPSVTGPDLRSRPAARERLLAALPTGHPLAAGEGPLQVADFDGQDLLMYSPIEARYFNELLISIFRAAHATPVFSQYLSQVHTILALVNGGWGVALVPETAARPRYPNIAFKSVELTTPEPVELNLVWRKNSDNPALHALLRHAAALLPAQGA
- a CDS encoding L-talarate/galactarate dehydratase, with amino-acid sequence MVTTSHTATHAAQQAGEATLDRVSWIRVSSVVLPLATPISDAKVLTGRQKPMTEVAFLFVELATEEGHEGIGFSYSKRAGGPGQFAHAQEIAPVLLGEDPSDIGKIWTKLVWAGASVGRSGLSTQAVAAVDIALWDLKAKRAGLPLAKLLGAHRDTVRCYNTSGGFLHTPTEQVLENATASLASGIGGIKIKVGQPDGKEDLRRLTAVREHLGDDVPLMVDANQQWDRPTAQRMGRAFEEFGLVWIEEPLDAYDAPGHAALAASLDTPVATGEMLASVAEHWELIRHNAADIIQPDAPRIGGITQFLKLATLADQHHLQLAPHFAMEIHLHLAAAYPQEPWVEHFDWLEPLFNERLQISDGRMRVSARPGLGITLSEQARAWTGAKAEYGDR